The Neodiprion pinetum isolate iyNeoPine1 chromosome 5, iyNeoPine1.2, whole genome shotgun sequence genome segment ACattcagaataaaaattaattaaaaaaataatttaaccaCGGTCACCGTAACCGCATCAATCCAAGGACGGCTACCAGCCGATCAAGGCGTGTCAATATGGCCGTGAAGTTCGACGATTCAATTCGAAAAACGAACAaatccattatttttttaacttgacCTAACCTTTTATTTATCATCTAGTAAATTGCCAATTACAGTTGGGCTTGCAACCTAttggataaaataattttccaaggTTTACATTTATCTCAATATCCGCGCTTGCTCCACGCATCCCCTCATTTTCCGTCATACATTTGAATGTATTCTTTCGCGTCTGGATTAGATTATACTACAAGCagctgattaaaaatttttttgtaaaatcaaaatggcgGGTTGAAACAATCATCTCGAGATTTCAACCTGCTGAATATCTTTACCTGCGAGGTTCCTCGAGTCATAACTACTTACCGGCGTTTCTAAAACGCTGGCAAAACAGAAACaaagtaataaattttgtactGAAATTACATCAAGGCGGTGAATTGCCAGAAAACCTTAAATTACGTCACGGCCATGGGAAAGTTGCGACTCGACGACGTTAAAACttctcaaataaattttttttcccaccgaGCACCTCGATTCATCATGTACAAGGTGCGCTGCGCTATTTCGAGGGAAATTCTTTCTCCGATGCGTGTATGCAATAAGTTATCTCGGTTTGTTTTATCGACGCTTGGAGTTATATTTCGAGTGGTAGAAGTATATCTTTATGACTTATCGTTGGCATTATAGGTTGGCTCTTTACGAAACTGCATTGCCTACCCCTACATGTATATCATACATACCTAAGTAACGGCTctgtaatatgtataaaaagaaCCCCGAGACTGCAGGGATTCGCAAAAGCGTACTAAACTTCTAGTTTAACCCTCTTCCTGGTCATTAAAACTAATGGAGATTGAACCTAGATATACgaatatacttatataccGTGCAGCCGACACACTGCCATTTGATTGAAGGCATTCTTGCACGTCACACAATTACTCCGAACGTACATACTTATAACGATGTGAAATTAGGCAGCGCGTTCCTATCGACATACGTATCAAActaggtataataattattaatcgaCAATCGGCGTGCAGACCGAGATGCGCAAATAAGAAATTTATGTAAACACGAAAATATACACTTCTGCGTAAATTCTAGAtatgaattattttgatttcGCATTTACAGACGCAATGACCGTGCAAAATTTAAACGATATGATACTCGAatcgtaattaataatataatgaatctGTTCgttatagaaatttataatttgtacataaacggaataaaacaaaaacgcCTTCATACCATCACTAATAATTCAACGGCGagaatttctcaaatatttatcGACGCCTGCGAAGTGACGATCTTCgcttatacatattacatgtatattaaaaGAGAACGGCTAAGATTGTTGGGTTGAGCTTTAGCACTTGATTTCCGCTAACGCAGCGTGTATTTCCGggggcgaaaaaaattatacagatCGCTCCGCTCGGACGACCGCAATCAAATAGTAATACGTGGCGATATCAAATGGTAGTCTAGATAATACGTTATCCAATCGATGCAACTAATCCCCGCCGATGATATCTATCAGGAAATCCGAAAAAATCaatcataaataattttttttccgtttgtCGATGTCTTCTGGGTAATATGATTTATACTTCTTATTCGCTTACTTATTTTCTCTGTTGAATTTAATAGatcgatttaatttttatattcattacaCTAATTTCGACCTACCCGTGGAGACTACCTCTATACatatttgaaaacatttcaACAGTACCACTTTTCTacgaagaataaataaatacgtgaATTTAATCGAAGAAAAGATAGGAAGGAAACCGGTTTTTATAAACACGTTTTAAAttcgataatattttttttaatatgtatgtgtatatatttatatatgtatatacattttcccctgtatatatatatatatatatatatatatatatattatattatatatacatgtataactttgcacgatttaatttttttttcaatatttcaaataccAGTTGATAAATCTAACATTTAAAATTGTGTgtccgtgtgtgtgtgtgtgtgtgtgtgtctgctTTTTCTTTTAGTGTGTAATCATATGACAGCAATCACGTCGTCGGTAAAAGCTGTATGTTTAAAGCATTATGTACACATGCACTTTTACAAGTATAATGTAGCAAATAGTAGAGAAACCCCCAAGGATGCGGTACGAGTTTAGCAGTAGATGCCGTTATCATATTATTCTTATTGTTAACAtagctttcttttttctttcaacagttatatcaattttttcacctgtATACAACAATATAGATTTGTGCTTAACATAAATTGcaaacatatgtatacatcatTGATGTATCGTACACAGTGCATATAACACagtgtttctctttttttaagcTCTATCAATGTCCCTAACTAAAGGCATTTACTTCCAAAGGAACCAACAACCGTTTGACACCtaattatgtgaaaaaagaatcaacTTAAAtgcataaagaaaaaattgtaaataataaatatcataACAGAGAACAGTATAAGTTTGTCTTAAAAGATCGATTGTGAAGAGAGCAAGATTTTATTTCTgctagaataaaaattcatcagaGATGTGTATTTAATAGGTACTATACACATATCACAAATTCGTTGTACCAAACTGGTCAACAGATCTTCTTGGAAACAGTCATCATCTGACTTTATCGAATTGATGATTAATTGagcaataaataataactataTTGGAAAGCAACAAATTCTAACTGTTCCTGCACTAAAGAGGCAGATCATATATTTTGAGAAAAGTTAATTTattgtctgtttttttttcgttttcctgCCAAAAAATATAAGTATAGTCAAGTTGTGATGtagatgattaaaaatattaaaacagtAATCCTTCCTAGCTGATCTTTACAACCTGAAACGAGCAATGACAGAGGATGATTAGAATTGAAGGCTAAACGTTGGTCGGATTTCATTACAACTTATCCCTCCCTAAAGGTATTGATACTTAGCTAATTTGTACGAATCTTTCGAATAGGTCGATTAATCAAATACAGCGCAAAAGACGAATCGTGTGCTAATGTAATCGGACGAATTATATacttcgaaatattttctcgaTAAGAATGTGTTTAAGGTTTCTGAAATAATTGATGGATAACGCGGTGTTGCACAGATTTGGATGAATGGATGTCCTTTACAAAACCgtaattttccattgtttttcTACAATGTGTCTGGAATTTGTTCataattttgtttacaaaatcCGAATCCTTTTGAACAGATCTCTACGTCCTTTGATCGAAAAagatagaataaataaatgcaaaATGAGGAAATTTGTCTCGTCTTTTGTAccaaaatatgtacatactAATGTATGACGTCAGAAAATTGATGTGTGctctgaatgaaaataaacctgaaaataaatcaataacaAACTATTATCGCGAGAAACTACCGGCATTGCAAGGCGTATCCTAACATCGTTTTGCGATAAACTAAAAATGAATCACATTGAATCtgaatacatattatatatatatatatatatgtactatAGAAAAACACTTCAAGATATAGCACAAtcttatttcaaaaattggtAATATACCCATCTAAATAACAggcaaataaatatatgcaacGGTAAATGCAACAATCGGTAATAATGAAGGCGACAACTCGttacttttctttcattctcaAACAGTTTCTAGATCAACTACCGTTAATGACATCCACCAGTTCTTGTTGAAGGAAAGGCTGGATGATTCGTTCAGATTGTAAGATTGATCTTAGTGCCAGATCTGGGAGCGTTACATGGTTAAGACATTTTCAACGCTCTATCTGCGTGAGCCAATGCCAATGACCCGACCAAAGATACCAGTGTGCGATCCAGCCACGTTATTGGGTTTGGGTAGAGTAAACCACCCTCGTAGAAACCAAGGTGACCACCGTGAGCTAGTTCTATATACAGTGTGTTGGAATGTTGAGCTGCaataaagaaatttcatgGTTACCTGATAAGCACAAAGTTTAATCAAGCCCAGAGTCTTTTTAATATCACATTCAGCTACCAAAGACGGCAGTTTATTATCCAGAAAACGGGATACAACAAATATCTTGGGGTATGCCAGATTTCGTAGACCAATTTTAGcagagataaaaatttccaatccCACATTCTGATAGAATGCCTTTCAAAACTTACATGCGAAATCCTTTATAGGACTCAATAACTGCTCCGGAACTAGAGGGTCATCCAAGGCGTTGATGAATAACATCGGAGTAGCTATTTTAGTTACATAATTAATGCAGCTACTCCAATTGTACAATTCTTTTACAGATCTGAAGTTGTGTATCTGTTCAATAATAAACACAGTGTTAAAACGGAACTTGCGTAATTTCAATAGTTACGGGTTTCTGGCCATTCTTTTGGTTCGTTAATTAACTTCTATTTATCGTTTCGCTAATTTTACCGAGTGGCTTTACCTTTCTGGTATATGCTTCATCAAGCTCGGGAAGCGTGGCAGCAGAAATGATGTCTCGTTCATTGAGACCGTGTCTTTGTTTGACTGAGTCAGCGAGTAGAACATATTTATGCCTTAGAATAATATTCTTTACAGATTCAGTCATAACATAGAGATAAAATCGTCGGAAGTTTTGCCAATTAAGCAAGAACTTAGTCcctctgaaaatgaaaaatccatTCAATGATAATGAGATGGGAGAATAAGCACCGTTTTAAGAAATTGGATTACTCTTTGACCGAGCTATGGATAATTGACCAAAAGATCTCTGTACTCACTCAATGGCGTTGTAACCCTGGCAAATTGATATCGCCCCAATAATATTTGACAATTTATTGGTGCCTCGTTCACCAACATATTTAGTAACCAAATTTCCACCTAGACTAAAGCCTATACATACTATCTGAGTATTGGGATGCTTTTCAATCAAACTTTGCAACATCACATGGTAATCGTCGGTGTGACCTGTTTAAAAGAACACAAACGTTCTCATTTCATTCCACGAAACCTGCTTTCGAATTATTACATTAGACAATCTTCACACCCCTGCGTCAACTTACCATAAGTGAAAATCCTGGGAGTAGTAACTTTGACGCTGGACAGAGCACCAACATGGTTCAATACTGCACATCGATAACCATGACATTGGCTAAAGTGTACGAAAGTGCGAATGTAGACACTCTCGGAGCTGTTTCCAATTCCAGGGCATATTGCAATTGTGATGTCATCTGAATCATTACACATAAAACCAAGCAAACGAATTAGATACAGCAGATACTGGTGAATCAACTGCGGTTGACCCTTGCTGGgccaaaaatatttgactAAGTTTAAAACTTGAAACATGAGCACTGCTACCAATACAGAGATACACACAGATACGAGGAAATTGCAAGCACTGCTGAAATTTTGTTAGTTGTTTAGTTTACTAGGGAAAAAAACCAACATTTTTTCCGAACTGTAAAACTCCTTGTTCGGAAAATACAGCAAGGATGTTAATGGCCGATGGTATAAAAGAGCATAAATTTCCAAACAATTCAAATGAGAAATACTTTGGTAGGGGAGGACTGAAAAACTCATGCAAAGTGTTGGTTACAATTTGACATGATGAAACTTCGGTTAGTAAAAATGTATGGAATGACATGCTTATTACGTTAATCTGTTTGGAAAACCTACTTCAACCATGGCCAAGATAAAGAATGAGAAAACATCGTTAACATCTTCCTGAAACATGCTAAACAGGGATGGCAGAGACCGCGCACCGGATACAACTGATAAACAACGCGTAAACAAAAGTACCATGACCAAGCAGAAAACCTTTTACCAGCCCACATACTTCCAGGAATATCAACGTTGAATAAAGATAACTAACTCTAATCGAACCTTTGAATACCAGTCAAAATGTCCATCTTCAATGAATCATGAATATTTGTGATTCTTACACCACAGGTGTTTACTCCAAAAGTATATGCATACTATTTGATCATCAGGAAACACTACGCAAAAGATGATGGAAGTAATTTCAATCCGTTTGTGTCAAGTCTGTGTACTTTCGAGGAACTTAAACTATGTCTTTACTTCACGCATGAAAGCAGGCTCTCTCCAGTGCTGGCCAAGCTACGTCTTGAGCTAAGGTAAGACAACAGCAGTTCAATAATTTTTGCCTAAAACTGGCAGGTTGAAAAGCGAGCTGCAAGCACGCTGCAGAGGAGTAAAGTACCTAGATATATTTCCACAATTTCTGTGGTATTTGTGATCCAATTGACGTACCCCCAGAAAGAGGAGTCCTTAGAAATCTGTTCTCGATATCCGGACTGCAAAGGATGATGATTGTCATAGAGTATTCCAAAACACGAAGAGGAGAAGTATCATTCTGCTGGAAACGACATTCTTGGTTACATTTTTGTTGGAAGATTAgctcatttttttccttcacgtAGACGACATGTCCAtgctttgaaatatttcaaggcTATGTACTCGATACAAATGAAATCATAGTGATAATGAAGCAGGTTTCACGGTTGACGACTCTGCCTCCCAAGGTGATCGGTACTAACCCATACTTGCTTTTATCGCATGCTCTAACAACCTTCAAAGCCGTTCCTCTACATTTATccgcaataa includes the following:
- the Hydr2 gene encoding abhydrolase domain-containing protein 2, whose protein sequence is MSTALLAVFAVILCILFRILNVNSAPQKPVIVCKDESFLATILKIAPVLRDPYKPTRLWGYSGHVQTIIHSIIGRVRCPWPIGERVNIILSDNATLTYDLYQPLTSDHQDDITIAICPGIGNSSESVYIRTFVHFSQCHGYRCAVLNHVGALSSVKVTTPRIFTYGHTDDYHVMLQSLIEKHPNTQIVCIGFSLGGNLVTKYVGERGTNKLSNIIGAISICQGYNAIEGTKFLLNWQNFRRFYLYVMTESVKNIILRHKYVLLADSVKQRHGLNERDIISAATLPELDEAYTRKIHNFRSVKELYNWSSCINYVTKIATPMLFINALDDPLVPEQLLSPIKDFASQHSNTLYIELAHGGHLGFYEGGLLYPNPITWLDRTLVSLVGSLALAHADRALKMS